The Clostridium septicum genome contains a region encoding:
- the sigG gene encoding RNA polymerase sporulation sigma factor SigG, producing the protein MIINKVEICGVNTSKLPILKEKEKRELLLSMRAGDNTARETFIKGNLRLVLSVIQRFNNRGENVDDLFQVGCIGLMKAIDNFDLSQNVKFSTYAVPMIIGEIRRYLRDNNSIRVSRSLRDIAYKALLVRDRLIKDNNKEPTVSQIAKELNLPREEVVFALDAIQDPVSLFEPIYHDGGDAIYVMDQISDSKNSDENWLENISIKEAMKKLNDREKLILTLRFFNGRTQMEVADEIGISQAQVSRLEKTALKHMKKYV; encoded by the coding sequence TTGATCATTAATAAGGTAGAAATATGTGGAGTAAATACTTCAAAATTACCAATATTAAAAGAAAAAGAAAAGAGAGAATTATTACTTAGCATGAGAGCAGGTGATAATACTGCAAGAGAAACTTTTATTAAAGGTAATTTAAGATTAGTCCTTAGTGTAATTCAAAGGTTTAATAATAGAGGAGAAAACGTAGATGATTTATTTCAAGTAGGTTGTATTGGGCTTATGAAAGCAATTGATAACTTTGATTTATCTCAAAATGTTAAGTTTTCAACTTATGCAGTACCTATGATAATAGGGGAAATTAGAAGATACTTAAGAGATAATAATTCAATAAGAGTAAGCAGATCTTTAAGGGATATTGCATATAAAGCTCTTTTAGTTAGAGATAGGCTTATAAAGGATAATAATAAAGAACCAACGGTTTCACAAATAGCAAAGGAGCTCAATCTCCCAAGAGAAGAAGTGGTATTTGCCCTTGATGCCATTCAAGATCCAGTTTCTCTTTTTGAACCTATTTATCATGATGGTGGAGACGCTATTTATGTCATGGATCAAATCAGCGATTCTAAAAACAGTGATGAAAATTGGCTTGAAAATATATCTATAAAAGAAGCTATGAAGAAGTTAAATGATAGGGAAAAATTAATTTTAACTTTAAGATTTTTTAATGGAAGAACTCAAATGGAAGTAGCTGATGAAATAGGAATATCACAAGCACAAGTTTCAAGGTTAGAAAAGACGGCTTTAAAGCACATGAAAAAATACGTATAG
- the sigE gene encoding RNA polymerase sporulation sigma factor SigE — protein MLKLSILLNRILQKLKLFTSKVHYVGGNDSLPPPLKKEEEEELVNKLIKGDESIRDILIERNLRLVVYIARKFENTGVCVEDLISVGTIGLIKAVNTFNPEKKIKLATYASRCIENEILMYLRRNSKVKAEISFYEPLNIDWDGNELLLSDILGTENDTVYNLIEDEVDKQLLFLALKHLNDREKEIVKLRFGLNGTREKTQKEVADMLGISQSYISRLEKKIISRLKKEINKMI, from the coding sequence ATGTTAAAGTTAAGCATATTATTAAATAGGATATTACAAAAACTTAAATTATTTACAAGTAAGGTTCATTATGTAGGAGGAAATGATTCTCTTCCACCACCTTTAAAGAAGGAAGAAGAAGAGGAACTTGTAAATAAATTAATCAAAGGTGATGAGTCAATTAGAGATATATTAATTGAAAGAAATTTAAGGCTTGTTGTATATATAGCAAGAAAATTTGAAAATACAGGAGTTTGTGTAGAAGACTTAATATCAGTAGGTACAATAGGTCTTATAAAAGCAGTTAATACATTTAATCCAGAGAAGAAGATAAAGCTTGCAACATATGCATCAAGATGTATAGAAAATGAAATACTTATGTATCTTAGAAGAAATAGTAAAGTAAAGGCTGAGATATCATTTTATGAACCTTTAAACATAGATTGGGATGGAAATGAATTGTTATTATCTGATATATTAGGAACAGAAAATGATACCGTTTATAATTTAATAGAGGATGAAGTAGATAAACAATTATTATTTTTAGCTCTTAAACATCTTAATGATAGGGAAAAGGAAATTGTAAAATTAAGATTTGGTTTAAATGGAACAAGAGAAAAGACTCAAAAAGAGGTAGCTGATATGCTTGGAATATCACAATCATATATTTCAAGGTTAGAAAAAAAGATAATAAGCAGGTTAAAAAAAGAAATCAATAAAATGATATAG
- a CDS encoding sigma-E processing peptidase SpoIIGA: MVVYVDVIFIENFIVNLFLLLITMRILRFGYKRSIYIGAAIGGVYTLALFMKIPLLTTLVGKILVAGLMIMLTLDKKSIGNVTKAIITFFITSFTLCGICFAFALMQNEYSISTIFSISNYSIKYLIISIMLLYIVIVRVVDYLRERALIKNLLYDIEISYNNKKLCLKGFLDTGNELREPVTNLPCIIVENELIEEINIPNDKAYYISYSTIGESGKLKGFKGEKIRVRQENKDWHTIDAIVCSCKNNRLSKDNEFNALLSRGII, translated from the coding sequence ATGGTTGTATATGTTGATGTAATATTTATAGAAAACTTTATTGTGAATTTATTTTTGCTACTAATTACTATGAGGATATTACGATTTGGTTATAAAAGGAGTATTTATATAGGAGCAGCTATAGGGGGGGTATATACTCTTGCATTATTTATGAAAATTCCATTACTTACAACATTAGTAGGAAAGATATTAGTAGCAGGTCTTATGATAATGTTGACATTAGATAAAAAAAGTATCGGAAATGTAACAAAAGCTATAATAACTTTTTTTATAACATCATTTACGCTATGTGGAATATGTTTTGCCTTCGCGTTAATGCAAAATGAGTATTCTATCTCAACTATTTTTTCAATAAGCAATTATTCAATAAAATATTTAATTATTTCAATAATGTTGCTATACATAGTTATAGTTAGGGTAGTAGATTACTTAAGAGAAAGGGCTTTAATAAAAAACTTATTATATGATATTGAAATCTCTTATAACAATAAAAAATTATGCTTAAAAGGATTTTTAGATACAGGAAATGAACTTAGAGAACCTGTAACCAATCTTCCTTGCATTATAGTTGAAAATGAGTTGATTGAAGAGATAAATATACCAAATGATAAAGCTTATTATATTTCTTATAGCACAATTGGTGAAAGTGGAAAGCTTAAGGGATTTAAGGGAGAAAAGATTAGAGTAAGACAAGAAAATAAGGATTGGCACACTATAGATGCAATTGTTTGTAGTTGTAAAAATAATAGATTAAGTAAGGATAATGAATTTAATGCATTATTATCAAGAGGTATTATATAG
- the ftsZ gene encoding cell division protein FtsZ: MLDFEVDMQELTNIKVIGCGGGGGNAVNRMIAEGLKNVEFIAVNTDKQALMLSHANVKIQIGDKLTKGLGAGANPEIGKKAAEESREEIAEAIKGANMVFITAGMGGGTGTGAAPVVAEIAKAMNILTVGVVTKPFPFEGKRRMRHAEMGIENLMNAVDTLVIIPNERLLSMADKKTTLLDSFKLADDVLRQGVQAISDLITIPGVVNADFADIETVMLNKGLAHMGVGHGTGDNKAQDAVRQAISSPLLETSIDGATGVIINFTGGVDLGAIEVYEAADIVRESADPDANIIFGAVIDETLTDEIRITVIATGFEEENSKLSMEKPVIEKKTVVRQQVQRPEDISMDQPKRVDPLLDIDTDSVNIPSFLRSRK, from the coding sequence TTGTTAGATTTCGAAGTAGATATGCAAGAATTAACCAATATTAAAGTTATTGGTTGTGGTGGCGGCGGTGGAAATGCCGTTAATAGAATGATAGCTGAAGGTTTAAAAAATGTTGAATTTATAGCTGTTAATACAGATAAACAAGCATTAATGTTATCACATGCCAATGTGAAGATTCAAATTGGAGATAAACTTACTAAAGGACTAGGTGCCGGAGCTAATCCTGAAATAGGTAAAAAAGCCGCAGAAGAAAGTAGAGAAGAAATAGCTGAAGCGATAAAAGGCGCTAATATGGTATTTATAACTGCTGGAATGGGTGGTGGAACAGGTACTGGTGCTGCTCCAGTAGTTGCAGAAATAGCTAAAGCTATGAATATATTAACAGTTGGTGTTGTTACTAAGCCATTCCCATTTGAAGGTAAGAGAAGAATGAGACATGCAGAAATGGGGATTGAAAATCTAATGAATGCTGTTGATACTCTTGTTATTATTCCAAATGAAAGATTATTGTCAATGGCAGATAAGAAGACAACTCTTCTAGATTCATTTAAATTAGCAGATGATGTATTAAGACAAGGTGTTCAAGCTATATCTGACCTTATTACAATTCCAGGGGTTGTTAATGCCGATTTTGCAGACATAGAAACTGTTATGTTAAATAAAGGTTTAGCTCACATGGGAGTTGGACATGGTACAGGAGATAATAAAGCTCAAGATGCAGTAAGACAAGCAATTTCATCTCCATTATTAGAAACTTCTATAGATGGAGCAACAGGAGTTATAATTAATTTTACTGGTGGAGTTGATTTAGGGGCAATAGAAGTATATGAAGCTGCTGATATAGTTAGAGAGTCAGCTGATCCAGATGCTAATATAATATTTGGTGCCGTTATAGATGAAACTTTAACAGATGAGATTAGAATTACAGTTATTGCAACTGGATTTGAAGAAGAAAATAGCAAATTATCTATGGAAAAGCCTGTTATAGAAAAGAAAACTGTAGTTAGACAACAAGTACAGAGACCAGAGGATATATCAATGGATCAACCAAAGAGAGTAGATCCATTATTAGATATTGATACAGATAGTGTTAATATACCAAGTTTTTTAAGATCAAGAAAATAA
- a CDS encoding type IV pilus twitching motility protein PilT, translating to MYILRDLLSKTIEAEASDLHLTVGVPPIIRNNGRLIKLGTNKLTPEDIEAFAKEILQAKYEEYNKIGELDISYSVPGVGRFRVNVFKQRNSDAIAIRVIALKIPTLDELKHPAVIKELVQKQRGLVLVTGPAGSGKSTTLAAMINEINSTREAHIITLEDPIEYLHKHNKCIINQREIGKDSSSYKSALKAILREDPDVILVGEMRDLETISIALTAAETGHLVFSTLHTIGAAKTIDRIIDVFPPHQQQQVRVQLSAMLKGVISQQLVPNADNTGRVVALETMITTPGIQNLIREGKTYQIESAIQTGSKYGMKTMDMSLAELYRRGTISIETAFSHSVDRETIKRIMML from the coding sequence ATGTATATTTTACGTGATTTATTAAGTAAGACAATAGAGGCAGAAGCATCAGATCTACATTTGACAGTTGGGGTACCGCCAATTATTAGGAATAATGGAAGATTGATAAAGCTAGGAACTAACAAACTAACACCAGAAGATATTGAAGCTTTTGCAAAAGAAATATTACAAGCCAAATATGAGGAATATAATAAAATAGGTGAATTAGATATATCTTATTCTGTACCAGGAGTTGGCAGATTTAGAGTAAATGTATTTAAACAACGAAATAGTGATGCTATTGCAATAAGAGTTATTGCGTTAAAGATTCCTACTCTTGATGAACTTAAGCATCCTGCTGTAATAAAAGAATTAGTTCAAAAGCAGAGGGGATTAGTTCTAGTTACAGGACCAGCAGGTAGTGGTAAAAGCACTACTCTTGCAGCTATGATAAATGAAATAAATAGTACAAGGGAGGCTCATATAATTACGTTAGAAGATCCAATTGAATATTTACACAAGCATAATAAGTGTATAATAAATCAAAGAGAAATTGGAAAAGATAGTAGTAGTTATAAAAGTGCTTTAAAGGCTATATTAAGAGAAGATCCAGATGTTATTCTTGTAGGAGAAATGAGAGATTTAGAAACTATCTCAATTGCACTAACAGCAGCTGAAACAGGTCATTTAGTATTTTCTACACTACATACAATAGGTGCTGCAAAGACTATAGATAGAATTATAGATGTTTTTCCACCACATCAACAGCAACAAGTTAGAGTTCAATTATCAGCTATGCTTAAAGGTGTGATTTCACAACAACTTGTTCCTAATGCAGATAATACAGGAAGGGTAGTAGCATTAGAAACAATGATAACAACTCCAGGAATACAAAATTTAATTAGAGAAGGAAAAACTTATCAAATAGAATCAGCAATACAAACTGGAAGCAAATATGGAATGAAGACAATGGATATGTCATTAGCTGAACTATATAGAAGGGGAACAATAAGTATAGAAACAGCTTTTAGCCATTCAGTTGATAGAGAAACTATTAAAAGAATAATGATGCTTTAA
- the sigK gene encoding RNA polymerase sporulation sigma factor SigK → MFFISNIIELLCNSIFLTGYIAGSNTFPKPLDEKEEKHYLALLKEGDKEAKSVLIERNLRLVAHIVKKYTFPNKDVDELISIGTVGLIKAIDSFDGSKGTRLATYASRCIENEILMLFRNNKKQKSEVYLQDPIGVDKEGNEICLIDVLSSEKDSVLEKVESNLQIKSLYSKIGISLSDREGEILKMRYGLIDGRCRTQREIAALMGISRSYVSRIEKKALKKLKKEMSSR, encoded by the coding sequence GTGTTTTTTATATCAAATATAATTGAACTTCTATGTAATTCTATATTTTTAACAGGTTACATAGCGGGTAGCAATACATTTCCTAAACCTTTAGACGAGAAAGAAGAGAAACATTATTTAGCACTTTTGAAGGAAGGAGACAAGGAAGCAAAAAGTGTTCTTATAGAAAGAAACTTAAGATTAGTTGCACATATAGTTAAAAAATATACTTTTCCAAATAAGGATGTTGATGAGTTAATATCAATAGGAACTGTTGGATTAATAAAGGCTATAGATTCTTTTGACGGCTCAAAGGGAACAAGACTTGCAACTTATGCATCAAGGTGCATAGAAAATGAAATATTAATGCTTTTTAGAAATAATAAAAAGCAAAAAAGTGAAGTATATCTTCAAGATCCAATAGGAGTAGATAAAGAAGGGAATGAAATATGTTTAATTGATGTTTTAAGTAGTGAGAAAGATTCAGTATTAGAAAAAGTAGAGAGTAATCTTCAAATAAAATCATTATATAGTAAGATAGGTATCTCTTTAAGTGACAGGGAAGGAGAAATACTAAAAATGAGATATGGTTTAATAGATGGTAGATGTAGAACTCAAAGAGAAATAGCAGCTCTTATGGGAATATCTAGATCTTATGTATCTAGAATAGAAAAAAAAGCTCTTAAAAAACTAAAAAAAGAGATGTCAAGTAGATAG
- a CDS encoding penicillin-binding transpeptidase domain-containing protein, whose amino-acid sequence MKKRVIKLDRIQITFIIFILLIFALGGRLYFLQVHPTEMVTGEMTNHQTEDISQIRYKIFDTNGKDMMNYNKKYIMVLDTKPFMLNNYEETLEDLMALNFIMKSEDSEFNYTKIMNEGGKRYYKISEETYNKINKLENVKGIYTYIYDEVDSKEAWRVENFLSKVGEKDEVEGSLQSELNKYLASNKYPKSRFYLDDKAVYGEGEVDEGSENKNIKLTINKEWEDKIREILKKEDYDFLKNVGVVVSEADTGKIRAIVQKDETQANVNLGIEQLGYEPGSIFKVITETIGLDLGLIRSTDTFICSGVICSKNGKSYAHGALSVEGALKISCNDVFAKVGSLIGYDKFMEYVEKMGLFKQALGVAGDNKNEAAGVKPKREDSMNNISIGQATMVTPVQMAGLYNTVVNDGVYIKPTIVEEILDKDNNTVHKFLNEPVRVFSQTSAKIAQETMSKVIWEGSGFEAKVEGVKIGGKTGTSTGEGGTNHGWFAGYFIKDEKKYTIVVIAPHIGEKHPDGRELGGGNTGAPIFRDIVTTLVK is encoded by the coding sequence ATGAAAAAAAGGGTAATTAAATTAGATAGAATACAAATAACATTTATAATATTTATTTTGTTAATATTTGCTTTAGGGGGAAGGCTATATTTTCTTCAGGTACACCCAACAGAAATGGTAACAGGAGAAATGACTAATCATCAAACCGAAGATATTTCTCAGATAAGATATAAAATATTTGATACAAATGGGAAAGATATGATGAATTATAATAAAAAATATATAATGGTTTTAGATACAAAACCTTTTATGTTAAATAATTATGAAGAAACTTTAGAAGATTTAATGGCTTTAAATTTTATTATGAAGTCAGAAGATTCAGAGTTCAATTACACAAAGATTATGAATGAAGGTGGAAAAAGATATTATAAAATAAGTGAGGAAACATATAATAAAATAAATAAATTAGAAAATGTAAAAGGTATTTATACTTATATATATGATGAAGTTGATTCTAAAGAGGCTTGGAGAGTTGAAAACTTTTTATCTAAAGTAGGAGAAAAGGATGAGGTAGAAGGTTCATTACAAAGTGAATTAAATAAATATCTTGCTAGTAATAAATATCCTAAATCAAGATTCTATTTAGATGATAAAGCAGTGTATGGAGAAGGAGAAGTTGACGAAGGTTCAGAAAATAAAAATATAAAACTTACTATAAACAAAGAGTGGGAAGATAAAATAAGAGAAATTTTGAAAAAAGAAGATTATGATTTTTTAAAAAATGTTGGTGTAGTTGTATCTGAAGCAGATACAGGAAAAATAAGAGCTATAGTTCAAAAGGATGAAACTCAAGCTAATGTTAATTTAGGAATAGAACAATTAGGTTATGAGCCAGGATCAATTTTTAAAGTTATTACAGAAACAATAGGGTTAGATTTAGGGTTAATTAGGTCTACAGATACTTTTATATGTAGTGGGGTAATTTGTAGTAAGAATGGAAAGTCATATGCACATGGAGCTTTATCTGTAGAAGGGGCTTTAAAAATATCTTGTAATGATGTTTTTGCAAAGGTAGGTTCTTTAATAGGGTATGATAAGTTTATGGAATATGTAGAAAAAATGGGATTATTTAAGCAGGCTTTGGGAGTTGCAGGGGATAATAAAAATGAAGCAGCAGGAGTGAAACCTAAAAGAGAAGATAGTATGAATAATATATCTATAGGTCAAGCGACTATGGTTACTCCAGTTCAAATGGCAGGGCTTTATAATACTGTGGTTAATGATGGAGTTTATATAAAACCGACAATTGTTGAAGAAATATTAGATAAAGATAATAACACAGTACATAAATTTTTAAACGAACCTGTTAGAGTATTTAGTCAAACTTCAGCAAAAATAGCACAAGAAACAATGTCAAAAGTAATTTGGGAAGGTTCTGGTTTTGAAGCTAAAGTTGAAGGGGTTAAAATAGGTGGTAAAACAGGAACATCAACAGGAGAAGGAGGAACAAACCATGGATGGTTTGCTGGATATTTTATTAAAGATGAAAAAAAATATACAATAGTAGTTATAGCACCTCATATAGGAGAAAAACATCCAGATGGAAGAGAATTAGGTGGAGGTAATACGGGAGCACCTATTTTTAGAGATATAGTAACAACACTTGTAAAATAA
- the udk gene encoding uridine kinase, producing the protein MKKPILIGITGGTGSGKSTIADEIYSSFADECIAMIQQDMYYKDQSHLTMEERVKTNYDHPRAFDNELLIKHLKALMEGKAIEKPIYDFAKHNRAEETVRVEARDIIIVEGILVLEDERIRDLLDIKVYVDTDADIRILRRLVRDINERGRTVESVIDQYLGVVRPMHLQFTEPTKRYADIIVPEGGQNKVAIDILVTKIKDILK; encoded by the coding sequence ATGAAAAAACCAATATTAATAGGAATAACTGGAGGAACTGGTTCAGGAAAAAGCACAATTGCAGATGAGATATATTCAAGTTTTGCAGATGAATGTATTGCAATGATACAACAAGATATGTATTATAAGGATCAAAGTCATTTAACAATGGAAGAAAGAGTTAAAACAAACTATGATCATCCAAGAGCTTTTGATAATGAATTATTAATAAAACATTTAAAAGCTTTAATGGAAGGAAAGGCAATAGAAAAACCTATATATGATTTTGCTAAACATAATAGAGCAGAAGAAACAGTAAGAGTTGAAGCTAGAGATATTATAATTGTTGAAGGTATATTAGTTCTAGAAGATGAAAGAATTAGAGATCTTTTAGATATAAAAGTTTATGTCGATACTGATGCGGATATAAGAATTTTAAGAAGATTAGTAAGGGATATAAACGAAAGAGGTAGAACTGTAGAATCTGTTATAGATCAATATTTAGGTGTTGTAAGACCAATGCACTTGCAATTTACAGAACCAACTAAAAGGTATGCTGATATCATTGTTCCAGAAGGGGGACAGAATAAAGTAGCTATAGATATATTGGTTACAAAAATAAAGGATATATTAAAGTAA
- a CDS encoding peptidase U32 family protein — translation MNKPEILAPAGSLEKLKIAVDFGADAVYIGGGKLNLRAFSDNFTNEEIAEGVKYCHERGRKLYVTMNVFPRNHDLTGVENYIRGLNDLGIDAIIVADPSIIIAAKEVAPNLEIHLSTQANTVNWKATKFWYDQGVKRVVLARELTFNEINGIKANIPEECELEVFVHGSMCIAYSGRCLISNYMLGRDANKGICSNACRYKYHLVEETRPGQYYPVVEDDNGTYIMNSKDLCMIHHIPELVKSGVHSLKIEGRMKSEFYVASVVKAYRDAVDSYMENPDRYEFKDEWMETLLKISHRPYHTGFFFGKSGEQNYEESSYVRDYDIVGIVKSYDPETKVATILQKNRVFEDDTVEVLRAYTPYFNIQLKEMFDVEKNVKTNVANRAHMVFTVKVDEPLKENDMLVKGKKALNL, via the coding sequence ATGAACAAACCAGAGATTTTAGCACCAGCAGGAAGTCTAGAAAAATTAAAAATAGCAGTAGATTTTGGAGCAGATGCTGTATATATAGGTGGAGGTAAGCTAAACCTAAGAGCATTTTCAGATAATTTTACAAATGAAGAAATAGCTGAGGGTGTTAAATATTGCCATGAAAGAGGAAGAAAATTATATGTAACTATGAATGTTTTTCCAAGAAATCATGATTTAACAGGTGTTGAAAATTACATAAGAGGACTAAATGATTTAGGAATAGATGCAATAATAGTTGCAGATCCTTCAATAATAATTGCAGCTAAAGAAGTTGCACCAAATTTAGAAATACATTTAAGCACTCAAGCTAATACTGTTAACTGGAAAGCTACTAAGTTTTGGTATGATCAAGGCGTAAAGAGAGTAGTATTAGCAAGAGAACTTACTTTTAATGAAATAAATGGTATAAAGGCAAATATACCAGAAGAGTGTGAATTAGAAGTCTTCGTACATGGATCTATGTGTATAGCTTATTCAGGTAGATGTTTAATATCTAATTATATGTTAGGAAGAGATGCTAATAAGGGTATTTGTTCTAATGCCTGTAGATATAAATATCACTTAGTAGAAGAAACAAGACCAGGGCAATATTATCCTGTAGTTGAAGATGATAATGGAACTTACATAATGAATTCAAAGGATTTATGTATGATACATCATATTCCAGAGCTTGTAAAAAGTGGAGTACATTCATTAAAAATAGAGGGTAGAATGAAAAGTGAGTTCTATGTGGCATCTGTAGTTAAAGCATATAGAGATGCAGTAGATTCTTATATGGAAAATCCAGATAGGTATGAATTTAAAGATGAGTGGATGGAAACTTTATTAAAGATAAGTCATAGACCATATCATACAGGTTTCTTCTTTGGAAAAAGTGGAGAACAAAATTATGAAGAATCATCATATGTAAGAGACTATGATATTGTAGGTATAGTTAAATCATATGATCCAGAGACTAAAGTTGCAACAATCCTTCAAAAAAATAGAGTATTTGAAGATGATACAGTGGAAGTATTAAGAGCATATACACCATATTTTAATATACAACTTAAAGAAATGTTTGATGTCGAAAAAAATGTTAAAACCAATGTAGCTAATAGGGCTCATATGGTATTTACAGTAAAAGTAGATGAGCCTTTAAAAGAAAATGATATGTTAGTTAAAGGAAAAAAGGCATTAAACCTATAA
- a CDS encoding O-methyltransferase, whose translation MSGITYDYMEEYIRGLIPENTGKYKEMECFAKENGVPIAQKETAKFLEFMVSMKKPLRILELGTAIGYSATLMYEAAGTNPSITTIERDENMIKYAKENFKKFNLEDKIEIKCGDCLEILDKLEEPYDLIFMDAGKGHYNHFLPNCLRLLKKDGVIVADNVLFRGMVASKDLVKRRKITIVKRMKTYLDLVSKDEDLITSVIPMGDGIAVTKRR comes from the coding sequence ATGAGTGGAATAACCTATGATTATATGGAGGAATATATTAGAGGTTTAATACCAGAAAATACAGGAAAATATAAAGAAATGGAATGTTTTGCAAAAGAAAATGGAGTGCCTATAGCACAAAAAGAAACAGCAAAATTCTTAGAATTTATGGTAAGTATGAAAAAACCTTTAAGAATATTAGAACTAGGCACAGCTATAGGGTACTCAGCTACATTAATGTATGAAGCAGCTGGAACAAATCCAAGTATTACTACTATAGAGCGTGACGAAAATATGATAAAATATGCTAAAGAAAACTTTAAAAAATTCAATTTAGAAGATAAAATTGAAATAAAGTGTGGAGATTGTTTGGAGATTTTAGATAAACTAGAAGAACCATATGATTTAATATTTATGGATGCAGGTAAAGGACATTATAATCATTTTTTGCCTAATTGTCTTAGACTCTTAAAAAAAGATGGAGTTATAGTTGCAGACAATGTTTTATTTAGGGGAATGGTTGCATCAAAAGACTTGGTAAAAAGAAGAAAAATAACAATAGTAAAAAGAATGAAAACGTACTTAGATCTTGTATCAAAAGATGAAGATTTAATTACATCTGTAATACCAATGGGGGATGGAATTGCAGTGACTAAAAGGAGGTAA
- the mltG gene encoding endolytic transglycosylase MltG gives MKNSNIKKVILIIIILTIIIVPFVIVGRTIKNPVKVDGNVIINVEEGDSFYGVLNKLSKREEIRGLPIIKLYLKITNKNLEVKPGTYEIHNKMTVNDIVETLTSESTKNLIKFTVPEGYTVDDIASKLEKEKICTKGDFIKAVKQYNLPPFIKNNDNKKYNLEGYLFPDTYIIKKDEKPGEIVQVMVSRFEEAFEEALKETNIKTSDEDVETVITIASMIEKEARVDKERPIIASVIANRVSEGMNLQIDATVIYALGEHVEKVLYSHLETESPYNTYKINGLPIGPISNPGMPSILAALKPATTDYLFYVLEKDMKHHFFTRDENEFMSKLKELGYLEE, from the coding sequence ATGAAAAATTCTAACATAAAAAAAGTAATTTTAATAATTATAATACTAACTATTATAATAGTTCCTTTTGTAATAGTAGGTAGAACCATAAAAAATCCAGTTAAGGTTGACGGCAATGTAATAATAAATGTAGAGGAAGGAGATAGTTTTTATGGAGTCCTTAATAAACTTTCAAAAAGAGAAGAAATTAGGGGATTACCTATTATAAAACTATACTTAAAGATTACCAATAAAAACCTAGAAGTTAAACCAGGTACATATGAAATACATAATAAAATGACTGTTAATGATATAGTAGAAACATTAACAAGTGAATCTACAAAAAATCTTATTAAATTTACTGTTCCTGAAGGATATACAGTAGATGACATAGCAAGTAAACTTGAAAAAGAAAAAATATGTACTAAGGGGGATTTTATAAAAGCTGTTAAACAATATAATTTACCACCCTTTATTAAAAATAATGATAATAAGAAATATAACTTAGAGGGTTATTTATTTCCAGATACATATATTATTAAAAAGGATGAAAAACCAGGGGAAATAGTACAGGTAATGGTTTCTAGATTTGAAGAAGCATTTGAAGAAGCTTTAAAGGAAACAAACATAAAAACTTCTGACGAGGATGTAGAAACTGTAATTACAATAGCTTCAATGATAGAAAAAGAAGCTAGAGTAGATAAAGAAAGACCAATTATTGCATCTGTAATTGCTAATAGGGTATCAGAGGGGATGAATTTACAGATAGATGCTACTGTTATATATGCCTTAGGTGAACATGTTGAAAAAGTTTTATATAGTCATTTAGAAACAGAATCACCTTATAATACATATAAAATTAATGGATTACCTATAGGGCCTATATCAAATCCTGGAATGCCATCAATTTTGGCAGCTTTAAAACCTGCTACAACTGATTATTTATTCTATGTATTGGAAAAGGATATGAAACATCACTTTTTTACAAGGGATGAAAATGAATTTATGAGTAAACTTAAAGAGCTTGGATATTTGGAGGAATAA